The Pontibacter korlensis sequence CCGCTCAACGTGCTCAGCTGTTACATCACGGCCATTGGCACAGATGCCCTGCAGCTCATGAATCCTAGCCTCCTGCAGCGCCTGCTCAAAGTTGCCGCCCGTGTCTATCATTAGTTGTGCCTGAGGTTCCACTTCACGAAATGCTTTTAAAAACTGAGGGTTAGGTGATATAAAAGTAATCCTCTGCAGTGGATAGTTATACTTTCGCAGCAGCGACATCAGTGTCTGTGCATAGTATGAATGCCGCTCCGGGTTGTGGTTCCGCAGATCGAGGTGCAGGTAGGGCAGCTCCGGATAAGTTGCGAAACGCTTCAGCAAAGCCTCCAGTGTAATGATCTCCTCGTCATGGAAGAGGTCATAAAATAACCCTCCGCTATATTTCAGCCCCACTACTTCCTCTGCCTGTAGATTATCTATGATACCCTCGGCATGGGTGCTGCTTTCCAGCGTTACGTCATGGTAAAGTATGGGCACGCCGTCCTGGCTCAGTTGCACGTCTACTTCTACGCCATCAGCGTTATGCTCCTCCATCGCCTTTACAATGGAGGCCATACTATTAGAAGGCAGCGGGTTAAACGGATTGAATGGAGAGAAAAAACCGGAGCCTGCGTGGCCCAATAGCAACACATCTTTATGCTGCAGTTCATCGTGGCGGTACATCAGCCATGCGCCTACAGTCATTGCCAAAACCAAAAAGGCAAGTATAAATAGCTTCACTTTTGACGACACGCGCCGCCCTAATGTTTGATGTATATGAGCCACTTACTAAAATATCATATTAAAAAGCGAAGGTAATACAGATTCGTTATAATTACCGTTAAATTTGCAGCCGCACAAGATTACCCTCATGCAGAATTCAACGAAAACAACTGTAGCTAAAGCCTTTACCGCCGATGCAAGCACGCTGGGCCAGCCACAGGAGCGTTACCTTATCCCAATTTCCACCATACTTATCATAGCACTGGCCATACGTTTAGTGGCTGCTTTTTTCTCTAGAGGGTTTGCCTTCAGCGATGACCATTTTGATGTGATTACAATTGCCCAGGGCTGGCTGGATGGATTCCCACTGTGGCTAAACGAGCCAATGCCGCCGCGCCATAGTATGTTTTATGTGCTCATTCACTACGGCTTGTTTTACATACTTGAGACCATAGGCATTTTTAGCCCGGATGTGAAGATGACAGTCGTGCGCCTTGTACATGGCCTGTACTCTCTGCTGATAGTATACTTTGGTTATAGGCTAACGGAGCGTCTCTCCAACAGGGCCAATGCCCGACTGGTTGGGCTCATGCTGGCACTGGTATGGTTTATGCCGTTTATGAGCGTGCGTAATCTTGTAGAGATGGTGTGTATCCCACCTTACCTGGCAGCCTTTTACCTGATGGTGAAGGCTGAGCAAACAGAGCGTAAACGCGTGCTGCCATACTTCTGGACAGGAGTTTTGTTTGCAATGGCCTTTGTATTCCGTTACCATACTGTGCTGTTCGGAGCTGGGGCTGGCCTGGTGCTGCTTTACCAACACAAGTGGCGTGAAGCTATAGCTGTTCTACTAGGTTTTATTGTGGCTGCCTTTCTGGTACAGGGCGTGATAGACATTGTTTTCTTCGACTATCCTTTCCATTCTATAGTTGCATACTACCAGTATAACTCCGCGCACGCCAACGATTTTAGCTCCGGACCTGTGTACCGCTTTGCTTTGACCATACTTGGTTTCTTGGTGCCTCCGGTTAGTGCTTTCCTGGTAGTAGGTTATGCACGTACGGCTAAGCTTACACCTGCCCTTTTTTGGGGAGGGCTGATCTTTTTCGTGGCACACTCACTGTTTCCTAATAAACAGGAACGCTTTATACTGCCGCTACTACCCTTAATTATGGTGCTTGGTGTAATTGGCTGGCAACAGTTTGTACGCAACTCTGCTTTCTGGCAAAACCGACGCAAGTTACTTGCTTTTAGCTGGGGGTTCTTTTGGGTGCTGAACCTGCTGGCTACTGTAGGTATGGCCTTTACCTATACTAAAAAGAGCCGCGTAGCCCCACTGGTGTATCTGTCGGAGAAAGCGAACTTTGATGGGGTGGTGCTGGAGTTTGGCAACCACAGTGTAAAGAAACCACCACTCTTCTACCTCGGCCGCCCAGCCGCTGTATACGACGGTTATATTATAGACGACGACATGGTGTGGGAAGAATACCTACAGGGGCAAAAGCAGCTGCCAAGTAACTTTGTGATGGCTTATACGCTGAACGAAGAAAAAACTCCGGAGGAGCTGCAAAAGGAAATTACGGCCTCTGCTTATAAACCAGATTATGTAGTGGTAGTTGGCATCGACGACATGGAAGAACGCATGGAACGCTTACATCAGGTGTTTCCTGCCCTTACACTGGAGTATACCATCAACCCATCATTGTATGATCAGCTTCTGCACCTGCTAAACCCACGTGTGCACAAGGATGAACATGTACAAATCTACAAAGTCGATTAACGAAAAAGCCCTCCGTGTAAGGAGGGCTTTTTCGTTATATTTAGCTAATAATTGGCTTGACACCTCTTTTAGAATAGTCTCCAGCTCTTTTGTGCGGTTCTCAGTCAGCTCGGTTTTACAGGTATAGAGCATAAGCGGCATTATAGAACCACCTTCATAAAACTGTTCGTACAAGCCGCAGTGGTTATCCCGCACTACCAGCCAGCTCTTTTGAGCTTTTATAAGTAGAGCCTTGGCATCTGTGTCTAATCTTATGATTACCTCCCTGTATACTCTGTTCAGGTCCTCATCCGCTTCCTTATGCTTCTGTGCGGCACACCTGTTCATCTCCACTTGTGTCTGTACGTTATCATAATCAGGCTTTTCTTTGTGCTGGGCACACGCGTTAAAACCTATGGGTAATAAGCATAATAGCAAGAGAAGCCGACTATACATTCAAGCTTACCTGGTAAAGGTATAGAGGTAGTTTATGAAGAAGTTCCAGAAGAAGACCAGCACTATTGCGCAGAATTTGGCTATGTAAAAGTTAATGCCAGTCCTGTTTGTGAGCAGGTAAATAATGAGGTTGTTAAGTATCAAACCTATCAGAGCAGCTGCCAAAAATTTAGAATACTGCCAACCAATTTCAGGGTCTGCACTATGAAAGGTCCAGATGCGGTTGAGGTAATAGTTACTGGCACTGGCTAAAAGAAAACCCAGACTATTAGCTATATACTTGTTCCAGCGCAACTTCTCCTTTACCAGATAAGTTACCCCGAAATCCAGTAACAGACCTGAAAAGCCGACTACACCAAACTTGAGGAACTTGAAGAAGAGGCTCTGTAAACTTTCTGACATCTGGTTGCTTTGTTGTACATCTGCACTGGCTATAGCTCAGGCGCTACAAAAGTAATATACTTACTGCAGGCTAACAACCTTACTTTCACAGTCTACTCCTATACATTCTCCATCCCCACTCAAACAAGAAGCATGCTGGTGTTGATTATCCATAAAAAATCAGCCACACATTACAAGTGTGGCTGACACTGGTATACTCTGTTGTGCTTATTTGAACAGCCCGCCAAGTCCTTTGCCCAGTTTATCTTTTAAGCCTCCACCTATCAGACCACCTAGCAGATCTCCTTCACTTATGTTGCCTGCGCTGGCCTGCCCGCCTATCTTCTGCATAATAAACTTGATGGCAAATGGCGCCACCTGTTTTGCAACGCTTTCAGGTATACCCAGGCGGGTAGTCAGGTCTGAGACATACTTGTTAATGATGCTGTTTGTAGCACTGCTATCATCAGGTGCCTTCCTCCCTTTAAGTACATCCATTAGCCCGCCCATTTCTCCGCTGCTGGCACGCTGCTTTAGCTCGCCCACCACGTTATCCTTGGCCAGATCCACTGATTTGTTAGCCGTGTCGGGCTGTAGGTTAAACTTGCTTTGCAGCTCCCCAGTAAGCTGCCCTTTCAATCCGTTTATCAGGTTTTCGATCATAGTCTTATTGAATTTTGTTGATGCTTATACTTTGGCAGCGGCTACTCATTCAAGCTTCGCCTGCAATAGCCACATTCGAAATGCCGGCACCTTTTAGCGCCTTTGCCTGTTTATTATAACGGACTAGCCTCCACATAAGATATTTTTTAGGACAGCCCCACCACTTCAGTGCAATTATGCCTCAATGTTGGCAGAATTATTGCTTAATAAGTGGCAACAGGTCCTTTTTCCCCAATATTTAATAGCTTTGCCGATACAAACACATGAACATGCGATACATAGCCTTTTTAGCCATTATTCTGATAGCCGGAGCCACCTTTGCCCAATCTAAACTGAAGAAGACACAGATTAGCAAAGAAGTGAGTGTAATGCTGCCACAGGATTTTATGCCGATGCCCGATGATGGCATTGCCCGTAAATATCCTGCTGCCACCAAGCCGCTTGCTGTGTATACCAGCCCTAATGGCCAGATTGACTTTAGTGTAACGCAGAAACGCTCGCAGTTTAAGGAGGAAGACCTGAACATGTTGCGTGAGTTCTATAAAGCAAACCTGTTGGAGACCTTTACCCAAGTGGATTTTATTCGACAGGAGGTAACACAGGTGAAAGGAAAGGATTATCTGGTATTTGAGTTTGTCAGCAAGCTTGCCGACGAGCGTGGCTCTTCTACCTTGGCACCAGTACAGAAGTATAGCATCGTGCAGTACACCATAAAAGGCAATCAGCTGTATATTTTTACAATGCATGTACCTTTCTCGCTGAAGAACGATTGGCAGGGAAGAGCGAGAGAGGTAATGAATTCTATCAATATAAAATAACCGAACCACTACTACCTATCTATCTACTACGTAAAAAGCCCCTCCATTTTGGAGGGGCTTTTTTTATGGTTTGTTCGTTGAAAAGCTTTACTCCGCCTTCCGGGACCTGAGGCTTAGTAAATAGCTCATAGTCAGGCTTAAGCTTTGGCTTTTGGAGATACGGTTATATAAATCTCTGCTGAATATATCGTTCAGGCTGTGCGTAAACCTTCCTTCCAACTGAAATGTGCCTATAGCTGTCCTTTGTTCAAAGCCTATCCCCAGGCACAACCCATAGATAAACTCATTGTCTATGTCTCTGTACCTATACATCTTTACTTCATCCCCCTCCAGTTCGCCATTAGGGTCCGCCACATCGGAACTTACTTCATCTTTTATAAGAAAGGAAGCCGTAGGACCAAGGTTTACTATAAACCTGGAGTTTCGTGCGCCAAAAGATAGGTGCGTCATAAAAGGCAGTTCTACAAAGGTTAAGCGGCGCGTATAGGAGGTGTCTGGGGCAACCACTTCTGTCCAGCCTCTTTGCACAAGGTTTGCTTCAACCTGTACCCCAAGCTTTGACTGTGAGAGGTGCTTGAGTACCAAGCCTCCTGTATAGCCTAACAGCATTTCCTGGTCTATGGAAGGATCAAAGCCGAACCCTGAGTAAGTTACCCCTCCTTTAAGCCCTAAGAATGTTTCTGGTACAAACTTATCTTGAGCTTTTGCATTGAAAGCCACAAAGGCTAATAAAAGGAAGAACAAGGTCTTTTTCATAGCTAAGGTTATTACAGGTGACACACTCCAACTAAGGGAACAGCTTTGCTTTACTATACAACCACTTGTTACTCAATATAAAGAATTTCTTCCGTATTAACTTATATTGATAGGCTTAACTTAAAGGCCTATCTCCGCTTCTACTAAGCAGGTATCAGTCTAACCAATTCCACTGAACTTGCATTTTAGGCGCTGCATGACCATCTTTACTCTATGGCAACAGATTTTTTATCCATCCACAGCGATGAGTATTTTATGGAACAGGCATACCGCCAGGCGCAGTATGCTTATGAGGAGGGCGAGATTCCGATAGGGGCTGTGGTAGTGGCAAACAAGCGAATAATTGCCAAAGCCTATAACCAGACTGAGAAGCTGAATGATGTAACTGCTCACGCCGAAATGCTGGCTTTGACTGCTGCTGCTGAGTACTTAGGCAATAAGTACCTGCACGACTGTACCCTTTATGTTACGGTAGAACCATGTGTAATGTGTGCAGGAGCCAGCTATTGGGCACAACTAAAACGTGTAGTTTTCGGAACATCTGAGCCTAAGCGCGGTTATAGACGCGTAGGCAATCTGCTGCATCCAAAAACAGAAATGGTAAGCGGCATTATGGCGCAGGAATGTGCTGACCTGATGGCCTCGTTCTTTGCGACTAAAAGAAATTAACTAACTTTGATACCGCCACGTAAGCTTTAACCAAAGTGTAAAAACGTAATTTTTCAACATAAAACTTGTATAAAACTATGGCTTTCGAACTTCCGAAACTACCTTACGCCTACGACGCACTGGAGCCGCACATCGATGCGCGCACTATGGAAATCCATCATACAAAACACCACCAGGCATATACTACTAACCTGAACAATGCTATTCAGGGCACTGATCTGGAAGGTAAGTCTATCGAAGAAATCTTGACAAGCATTGATGGCAAGAATGGTGCTGTGCGTAACAACGGCGGTGGCTTTTATAACCACAACCTTTTCTGGACTATCCTTTCTCCAAACGGTGGTGGCCAGCCATCTGGCGAGTTAGCTGATGCTATCAACTCTGCCTTCGGTTCTTTTGACCAGTTTAAGGAGAAGTTCAATGCTGCTGCAGCTACCCGTTTCGGTTCTGGCTGGGCTTGGCTATGCGTAAATGGTGGCAAGCTGGAAGTATGCTCTACTCCTAACCAAGATAACCCACTAATGTCGTTCGCTGACGGCTGCGGTGGCCAGCCAATTCTTGGCCTGGACGTGTGGGAGCACGCGTACTACCTGAACTACCAGAACCGTCGCCCAGACTATATCAGCGCTTTCTGGAACGTGGTAAACTGGGAGGAAGTAACTCGCCGTTATAACGAAGCGAAGTAAGGTATACTATCCTTAGTATCAATAAAAAAGCCCTGCCTATTCCGGCAGGGCTTTTTGTTTTACCACGTACTTGTTATAAAGAATAACCCCTGTCGCAACACATAGCCACGGCAGGGGTTATTTGTTAATTTTAACTTATAGCTGTTAGTTTTGGGCTACCTGCTGCCTTGCGTTATAAGCTGCCACACCAGCATCCAGGAACTCCACAAACTTCTCTACACTGCGCTCATAGGCGATAGGCTTAACCAGTACATTCTCGTTTTCATCCATCAGCACATAGTATGGCTGGGCATTCACATTAAATTTGGATATCTGATAGTCTGCATACTTTTTACCGATGGTCTTCTTCTCTTTGCCATCGTAACTGCTCGTGTACCACTCGCTTTCTGGCAACTCCGTGCGGTCATCTACATAGAGGGCGGCAATTACATAGTCTTCGCGCAGGCGCTTCAGCACCTCAGGGTCTGACCATATGCTTTGCTCCATCTCGCGGCAGTTTACACAACCATGGCCGGTAAAGTCGATAAAGATTGGTTTACCCTGCTCAGCGGCACATTTCTTAGCCTGCTCCAAGTCAAAGTAACCTTGCAGCCCGTGCGGCAAATGCAGAAAGTCGGCATACTTTGGAGGCTCACAGTTATCAGTTGTGTTGGCAGCTACCACTGCGGTACCTCCTCCACCCTGTCGGGCAATAGTATTCAGGTCGAAGTCCTGCGTAGATTGCGGTGGCAGGTAACCAGCCAATGCCTTAAGCGGAGCACCGAACAAACCTGGTATCAGGTATACTACAAACCCGAAGGTAACAATAGCAAAAAAGAGGCGCGGCACACTGATATACTTCAGGTCAGAATCATGAGAGAACTTGAGCTTGCCCAACAGGTAGAAGCCCATCAACGTGAAGATCACGATCCAAAGCGCCAGGTATACCTCACGATCCAAGATGCCCCAATGATATACCTGATCGGCTACGCTCAGAAATTTAAGCGCCAGTGC is a genomic window containing:
- a CDS encoding glycerophosphodiester phosphodiesterase, giving the protein MAHIHQTLGRRVSSKVKLFILAFLVLAMTVGAWLMYRHDELQHKDVLLLGHAGSGFFSPFNPFNPLPSNSMASIVKAMEEHNADGVEVDVQLSQDGVPILYHDVTLESSTHAEGIIDNLQAEEVVGLKYSGGLFYDLFHDEEIITLEALLKRFATYPELPYLHLDLRNHNPERHSYYAQTLMSLLRKYNYPLQRITFISPNPQFLKAFREVEPQAQLMIDTGGNFEQALQEARIHELQGICANGRDVTAEHVERAKEQGLQVALFGGKSRSRIARMINMKPHAIQVNNVEAMRDMLD
- a CDS encoding glycosyltransferase family 39 protein, translating into MQNSTKTTVAKAFTADASTLGQPQERYLIPISTILIIALAIRLVAAFFSRGFAFSDDHFDVITIAQGWLDGFPLWLNEPMPPRHSMFYVLIHYGLFYILETIGIFSPDVKMTVVRLVHGLYSLLIVYFGYRLTERLSNRANARLVGLMLALVWFMPFMSVRNLVEMVCIPPYLAAFYLMVKAEQTERKRVLPYFWTGVLFAMAFVFRYHTVLFGAGAGLVLLYQHKWREAIAVLLGFIVAAFLVQGVIDIVFFDYPFHSIVAYYQYNSAHANDFSSGPVYRFALTILGFLVPPVSAFLVVGYARTAKLTPALFWGGLIFFVAHSLFPNKQERFILPLLPLIMVLGVIGWQQFVRNSAFWQNRRKLLAFSWGFFWVLNLLATVGMAFTYTKKSRVAPLVYLSEKANFDGVVLEFGNHSVKKPPLFYLGRPAAVYDGYIIDDDMVWEEYLQGQKQLPSNFVMAYTLNEEKTPEELQKEITASAYKPDYVVVVGIDDMEERMERLHQVFPALTLEYTINPSLYDQLLHLLNPRVHKDEHVQIYKVD
- a CDS encoding lysozyme inhibitor LprI family protein translates to MYSRLLLLLCLLPIGFNACAQHKEKPDYDNVQTQVEMNRCAAQKHKEADEDLNRVYREVIIRLDTDAKALLIKAQKSWLVVRDNHCGLYEQFYEGGSIMPLMLYTCKTELTENRTKELETILKEVSSQLLAKYNEKALLTRRAFSLIDFVDLYMFILVHTWV
- a CDS encoding GtrA family protein gives rise to the protein MSESLQSLFFKFLKFGVVGFSGLLLDFGVTYLVKEKLRWNKYIANSLGFLLASASNYYLNRIWTFHSADPEIGWQYSKFLAAALIGLILNNLIIYLLTNRTGINFYIAKFCAIVLVFFWNFFINYLYTFTR
- a CDS encoding porin family protein, which gives rise to MKKTLFFLLLAFVAFNAKAQDKFVPETFLGLKGGVTYSGFGFDPSIDQEMLLGYTGGLVLKHLSQSKLGVQVEANLVQRGWTEVVAPDTSYTRRLTFVELPFMTHLSFGARNSRFIVNLGPTASFLIKDEVSSDVADPNGELEGDEVKMYRYRDIDNEFIYGLCLGIGFEQRTAIGTFQLEGRFTHSLNDIFSRDLYNRISKSQSLSLTMSYLLSLRSRKAE
- a CDS encoding nucleoside deaminase, giving the protein MATDFLSIHSDEYFMEQAYRQAQYAYEEGEIPIGAVVVANKRIIAKAYNQTEKLNDVTAHAEMLALTAAAEYLGNKYLHDCTLYVTVEPCVMCAGASYWAQLKRVVFGTSEPKRGYRRVGNLLHPKTEMVSGIMAQECADLMASFFATKRN
- a CDS encoding superoxide dismutase encodes the protein MAFELPKLPYAYDALEPHIDARTMEIHHTKHHQAYTTNLNNAIQGTDLEGKSIEEILTSIDGKNGAVRNNGGGFYNHNLFWTILSPNGGGQPSGELADAINSAFGSFDQFKEKFNAAAATRFGSGWAWLCVNGGKLEVCSTPNQDNPLMSFADGCGGQPILGLDVWEHAYYLNYQNRRPDYISAFWNVVNWEEVTRRYNEAK